In Methanobacterium formicicum, the sequence AGAAAAATCTAAGACCCTAAAAATATTATGCTAATTGTGAAATTTATAATAGAACTCAATGAAAACCGGAAAGCAGAATAAATTTATGATACGCCGGGACAGGGATTTGAACCCTGGAGGAGCCATGCTCCACGGGATCTCAAGTCCCGCGCCTTACCTGGCTAGGCTATCCCGGCTAATGAGTTAATTAGATTTAATTTGTTTTCAACCTATTAAAAGGTTTGGGATTGGTGTATCCCGGAAAAAAGATTAATAAATATGTAATAAAATGTGGGTAATTTTTTTAAGCTGTTGTTTTCAGCTGTGAATATCTATTGCTTATTTTGCTGGTTAAGTTATAGTTGTTATTTTATTTTAACTAACTTAACTGCGGAGTTCGATTTCGATGCTCACGTTGTCCGGCACATTGACTTTCATTACCTGTCGCATGGCCCGTTCATCGGCTTCGATTCCCACCAGTCTTTTGTGTATCCGGAGTTCCCATTTTTCCCAGGTTGCTTTTCCCTCTCCATCCGGTGATTTCCGGGTAGGTACAACTAGTTTCTTGGTGGGTAATGGTATTGGTCCGGAGAGATCTACACCGGTTCTTTCGGCGATTCTTTTGAGCTGGTCACATACATAGGCCAGTTTTTCGGGGTCGGTGCCGGTGAGTTTGATTCTAGCTTTGTTCATTAGTCTATTCCTCCATTAAAAACAAAGAGAAGGTAACATAAACTGGGAGAATCCCAGTCTACCTTCAATTAAATTCATCCCAAATCTATTTTGCTGGCACCAGGTCAATACACATACCAGAGGCAACAGTCTGACCCATATCACGGATAGCGAACCGGCCCATGTGTGGTATGTCCTTGATCTTCTCGATGACCATTGGCTTGGTAGGTTTCACTACCACAAAGGCTACATCCCCAGTCTTCAGGAAGTCTGGGTTTTCTTCTTTTACCTGACCAGTGGCTGGGTCCAGTTTTTTCTGGAGTTCCAGGAAGGTACAGGCGACCTGTGCGGTGTGACAGTGGAATACAGGGGTGTAACCCACGGTGATAACACCAGGGTGCTGTAAGACCACGATCTGTGCGGTGAATTCTTTGGC encodes:
- the rpsJ gene encoding 30S ribosomal protein S10, encoding MNKARIKLTGTDPEKLAYVCDQLKRIAERTGVDLSGPIPLPTKKLVVPTRKSPDGEGKATWEKWELRIHKRLVGIEADERAMRQVMKVNVPDNVSIEIELRS